A single genomic interval of Oryza sativa Japonica Group chromosome 7, ASM3414082v1 harbors:
- the LOC4344231 gene encoding xylose isomerase precursor, with the protein MMGAKLLLLLVASSLCLSAAIATQQTCPADLDSKCGDAASGDWEGEFFPGIPKIKYEGPSSKNPLAYKWYNAEEVILGKKMKDWMRFSVAFWHTFRGTGGDPFGAPTKSWPWEDGTNSLDMAKRRMRAHFEFMEKLGVDRWCFHDRDIAPDGKTLTETNKNLDEIVELAKKLQEETNIKPLWGTAQLFMHPRYMHGAATSPEVKVYAYGAAQVKKALEVTHYLGGENYVFWGGREGYQTLLNTDMKRELDHLASFLQAAVDYKKKIGFNGTLLIEPKPQEPTKHQYDWDVATTFSFLQKYGLTGEFKINVECNHATLSGHSCHHELETARINGLLGNIDANTGDPQIGWDTDQFLTDISEATLVMSSVVKNGGLAPGGFNFDAKLRRESTDVEDMFLAHISGMDTLARGLRNVVKLIEDGSLDELVRKRYQSFDSEIGALIEAGKGDFETLEKKVLEWGEPIVPSGKQELAEILFQAAL; encoded by the exons ATGATGGGGGCAAAGCTTTTGCTCTTACTGGTGGCCTCATCTCTATGTCTATCTGCTGCG ATCGCTACGCAGCAAACCTGTCCGGCCGACCTCGATAGCAAGTGTGGTGATGCTGCTTCAGGGGATTGGGAAGGGGAGTTCTTCCCTGGCATCCCCAAGATCAAGTATGAG GGTCCAAGCAGCAAGAACCCGCTTGCTTACAAGTGGTACAATGCTGAGGAAGTGATTCTTGGGAAGAAGATGAAG GATTGGATGCGGTTCAGCGTGGCCTTTTGGCATACGTTCCGTGGTACTGGAGGAGATCCTTTTGGTGCCCCTACAAAGTCTTGGCCTTGGGAGGATGGCACAAATTCGTTGGACATGGCTAAGAGAAGAA TGAGAGCTCACTTTGAGTTCATGGAGAAGCTTGGAGTTGACAGGTGGTGCTTCCATGACAGGGATATTGCCCCTGATGGCAAAACACTCACG gaaacaaataaaaatttGGATGAGATAGTTGAACTGGCAAAGAAACTCCAG GAGGAGACCAATATAAAACCACTGTGGGGGACTGCACAGCTTTTCATGCACCCGCGCTACATGCACGGTGCTGCTACTAG CCCAGAGGTTAAAGTGTATGCTTATGGTGCTGCTCAAGTTAAGAAAGCTTTAGAG GTCACCCACTACCTAGGCGGTGAAAACTATGTTTtctggggaggaagagagggttACCAAACTCTTCTTAATACTGACATGAAGAGAGAACTTGACCATTTG GCTAGTTTTCTTCAAGCTGCAGTTGACTACAAGAAGAAGATTGGATTTAATG gaacacTCTTGATAGAGCCTAAACCACAAGAACCCACAAAACACCA GTACGATTGGGATGTTGCAACCACATTCTCTTTCCTACAGAAATATGGTCTAACAG GAGAATTCAAGATAAATGTTGAATGCAACCACGCTACTCTATCTGGACATAG CTGCCACCATGAGCTTGAGACTGCAAGAATTAATGGTCTGCTTGGGAATATTGATGCCAACACTGGTGATCCCCAGATCG GTTGGGACACCGATCAGTTCCTTACAGATATTTCAGAGGCTACTTTGGTTATGTCAAGTGTGGTTAAGAAT GGTGGGCTTGCACCTGGTGGATTCAACTTTGATGCCAAATT GAGGAGGGAGAGTACTGATGTTGAGGACATGTTTCTGGCTCATATATCGGGAATGGACACCCTAGCCCGCGGCCTTCGGAATGTTGTCAAGCTGATCGAG GATGGTTCCCTGGATGAGCTTGTTCGCAAGCGCTACCAGAGTTTTGATAGTGAGATCGGTGCCTTGATTGAG GCTGGGAAAGGAGACTTCGAGACACTAGAGAAGAAGGTTCTGGAGTGGGGTGAACCCATTGTTCCATCTGGCAAGCAG GAACTGGCTGAGATTCTGTTCCAAGCTGCTCTATAG
- the LOC136357331 gene encoding probable GTP-binding protein OBGC1, chloroplastic: MAPAVAVVAAAAAFPFRLFSAEARRNTKGSRSKRGSARPLKPSPPPRPSASSSAAGGGGATTFTRLPLRNAPASVEVTLDRFPTANPEPRASTFTRRNGERLGDDEEDEEEEEDEVELGLRGATTFARLPLRDSPDGGDLTIGHFDAGVAPQEGLRSRAISRQLVEHLDDVEEEEEEQVVSRLDIFEGAKGREARAFLPDEDDEDDDVVVFDPEYDGYSDDEEFVATAVEQSPRGDAIAVAELEKLKYDNDDDDDDDDEVVVFHPDDDEEVDVFEDYDDDEEEETKEKGVPAVMRCFDTAKIYAKAGDGGNGVVAFRREKYVPLGGPSGGDGGRGGNVFVEVDGDMNSLLPFRKSVHFRAGRGAHGQGRQQAGAKGDDVVVKVPPGTVVRSAAGDVELLELMRPGQRALLLPGGRGGRGNAAFKSGTNKAPRIAEKGEKGPEMWIDLELKLVADVGIVGAPNAGKSTLLTAISAAKPTIANYPFTTLLPNLGVVSLDFDATMVVADLPGLLEGAHRGYGLGHEFLRHSERCSVLVHVVDGSGEQPEYEFEAVRLELELFSPSLVDKPYIVVYNKMDLPEASERWNKFQEKLQAEGIEPYCISAMNRQGTEDVVLAAYKVLQKDRQRMKDDEEWNGPENLNHVADAIKRERRAPMNEFEIFHDKGTNTWNVVGAGIERFVQMTNWQYSESLKRFQHALEACGVNKTLIKRGVKEGDTVVVGEMEMVWTDEPSKTRSSKTMNSKDDSVRWPEFG, translated from the exons ATggcgccggccgtcgccgtcgtcgccgccgccgccgccttccccttcCGCCTCTTCTCCGCCGAGGCTCGCCGAAACACCAAGGGCTCCCGGAGCAAGCGAGGCTCAGCCAGGCCCCTCAAgccatcccctcctccccgcccatccgcgtcgtcgtccgccgctggcggcggcggcgccaccaccttCACCAGGCTGCCGCTCCGCAACGCCCCCGCGTCCGTGGAGGTGACGCTGGACCGCTTCCCCACCGCCAATCCCGAGCCCAGAGCTTCCACTTTTACTCGCCGGAATGGCGAGCGGttgggcgacgacgaggaggatgaggaggaggaggaggatgaggtggAGCTCGGACTCCGTGGGGCCACCACGTTTGCTCGGCTCCCTCTGCGGGACTCGCCGGACGGCGGTGACCTCACCATTGGGCATTTCGACGCGGGGGTGGCCCCTCAGGAGGGCCTGAGGAGTCGCGCCATTTCTCGTCAATTGGTCGAACACCTTGACGacgtagaggaggaggaggaggagcaggttgTCAGCCGCTTGGACATCTTCGAGGGAGCAAAGGGCAGGGAAGCTCGGGCTTTCTTAcccgacgaggacgacgaggacgacgacgtcgtGGTGTTCGACCCAGAGTACGACGGctacagcgacgacgaggagttCGTCGCTACTGCTGTCGAGCAGAGTCCACGAGGCGACGCCATCGCAGTTGCGGAGCTTGAAAAGCTCAAATACGacaatgacgacgacgacgacgacgacgacgaggttgtCGTGTTCCACccagacgacgacgaggaagtcGACGTGTTCGAggactacgacgacgacgaggaggaggagacgaaggAGAAGGGTGTCCCCGCCGTGATGCGGTGCTTCGACACGGCGAAGATATACGCcaaggccggcgacggcgggaacggcgTGGTGGCATTCCGGCGAGAGAAGTACGTGCCGCTGGGAGGGccctcgggcggcgacggcggccgcggcgggaaCGTGTTCGTGGAGGTGGACGGCGACATGAACTCGCTGCTGCCGTTCCGCAAGTCGGTGCActtccgcgccggccgcggcgcgcacGGCCAGGGCAGGCAGCAGGCCGGAGCCAAgggcgacgacgtcgtcgtgAAGGTGCCGCCGGGGACGGTGGTGcggtccgccgccggcgacgtggagctGCTCGAGCTGATGAGGCCCGGGCAGCGCGCGCTGCTTCtccccggcggccgcggcggccgcggcaatGCCGCATTCAAGTCCGGCACAAATAAGGCGCCAAGGATTGCAGAGAAAGGGGAGAAAGGTCCAGAAAT GTGGATAGATTTGGAGCTGAAGCTGGTTGCTGATGTGGGGATTGTAGGCGCCCCAAATGCTGGAAAGAGCACCCTTCTGACTGCTATTAgtgcagcaaagccaactataGCCAATTACCCTTTTACGACATTATTACCAAATCTTGGAGTGGTCTCATTGGATTTTGATGCTACAATGGTAGTCGCAGACCTTCCTGGATTGCTGGAAGGTGCTCACCGTGGATATGGCTTGGGGCATGAGTTTTTAAGGCATAGTGAGAGATGTTCAGTGTTG GTTCATGTTGTCGACGGCTCAGGAGAACAACCTGAATATGAGTTTGAGGCTGTTCGTTTAGAACTGGAGCTATTTAGCCCATCATTGGTTGACAAACCTTATATAGTGGTGTACAATAAGATGGATCTTCCAGAGGCATCGGAAAGATGGAATAAGTTTCAGGAGAAGCTACAGGCTGAAGGAATTGAGCCCTATTGCATCAGTGCAATGAATAGGCAAGGAACAGAGGATGTTGTTCTTGCTGCATACAAGGTTCTACAGAAAGATAGGCAAAGAATGAAAGATGACGAAG AATGGAATGGCCCTGAAAATCTGAATCATGTGGCTGATGCAATAAAAAGGGAAAGGAGAGCTCCCATGAACGAATTTGAGATTTTTCATGATAAGGGCACGAATACATGGAACGTTGTTGGAGCTGGAATTGAACGTTTTGTTCAGATGACTAATTGGCA GTATTCAGAATCCTTGAAACGATTTCAGCATGCTTTAGAGGCATGTGGTGTCAACAAAACTCTAATCAAACGTGGAGTTAAAGAGGGAGACACGGTAGTTGTTGGTGAG ATGGAAATGGTTTGGACAGATGAGCCTAGTAAGACCAGGTCATCAAAGACAATGAACTCAAAAGATGACTCTGTCAGATGGCCTGAATTTGGCTAG
- the LOC136357332 gene encoding uncharacterized protein: MAAADDSYDRKVSKKTVESYLRALRGLAAVTHVLLDDALEAVSHRAPMDSLAEYAFNSDVKPLYDDFQAEMNTLVHKIDKALDPHICRIAVWVMARATQITGTIIGLMVSRRKRALENARSKMVADSATI; this comes from the exons ATGGCGGCCGCGGACGACTCGTACGATCGGAAGGTGAGCAAGAAGACGGTGGAGTCGTACCTGCGAGCGCTGCGAGGCCTCGCGGCGGTGACCCACGTCTTGCTGGACGACGCCCTGGAAGCCGTCAGCCACAGGGCGCCCATGGATAGCCTCGCCGAGTACGCCTTCAACTCCGACGTCAAGCCCTTGTACGACGACTTCCAGGCCGAGATGAACACGCTCGTCCACAAGATCGACAAGGCCTTGGATCCACACATATGCAgg ATTGCAGTGTGGGTAATGGCGAGGGCAACGCAGATTACTGGGACAATTATTGGACTCATGGTGTCTCGTCGGAAGAGGGCACTAGAGAACGCACGGAGCAAAATGGTTGCAGATTCGGCGACAATTTGA